The DNA window GCCTCCGACGCCTCCGGTGCCGACATCAAAGCCGTCTGCACCGAGGCCGGCATGTTCGCCATCCGCGACGACCGCACGGAGATCTACATGACGGACTTCGTGGAAGCGTGGGAGAAGATTCAGGCCGAGGCCGACGAGGAAGACGCCGTCTCCCGAGCGTTCGCCTAACCGCACAGCACTCCGACCGACTTTTCCGTTTTTTCGACCGCCGAGCGGCCGCTATAGCGCGCCGAAGACGAGGTACGGGACGACGAATAGGACGAGAAACATCGCGGCGAGGACGAGGAGGTAGCCGACGCCCGTCGCCGCGCCCGCGCGCCACGCTTGCGACCCGAACCGCCCCGTCACCGCGTCACTCTCTGCCATACGTTCGCCTCCGCGCGCGGCGACGTTAGTTCTTCGCGTCCGAACCCGAACCACTCAACTGGGGGCCGCGCTACCGGAGGGTATGGGCACGCGTCTCGACTCTCGGGAGGCACAGGTCGACGAGGTACTCGACCGCCTCTACGAGGAGTACCCCGACACGACCATCTCGCTGAACTTCTCGAACAGACTCGAACTGCTGATAGCGGTGATGCTGTCGGCGCAGTGCACCGACGAACGGGTGAACAAGGAGACGGAACATCTCTTCGAGAAGTACGAGACGGTGGAGGACTACGCCGAGGCCGACGTCGACGAACTCTCCGAGGACATCGGCTCCATCACGTACCACAACAGCAAGGCCGACTACATCGTCAGTTCGGCGCAGACGATGAGAGACGAACACGGCGGCGAGGTGCCGGACACGATGGACGAACTCACCGACCTGAAGGGCGTCGGTCGGAAGACGGCGAACGTCGTCCTCCAACACGGCCACGACGTAGTCGAGGGTATCGTCGTGGACACCCACGTCCAGCGTCTCTCCCGGCGACTCGGCATCACCGAGGAGGAGACGCCCGAGAAGATAGAGACGGACCTCATGCCCGTCGTCCCCGAGGAGGACTGGCAGCAACTGACGCACCTGTTCATCAGTCACGGTCGGGCCACCTGCACCGCGCGCAACCCCGACTGCGCCGACTGCGTCCTCGAAGACGTCTGTCCCTCCTCGAAACTCGACCACGACGTTGACCTCGCAAGCGGCGAGACGTGGGACTGACTCAGACGACGTACCCGGTGACGTACTGGTAGACGCCGAGTACCCACGCGAACAGCCAGAAGATGACGTACCCGAACACGCCGATTCTGAGGCGGCCGCGCCACGCGCCCATGTTCTCGTGGAGGTCGTCTAAGTCGACGTCCTGATCCGGGTCGTCGTAGAGGTCCGCCTCGCGTTTGACCTGCAGTATTCTGACGATGCCGGTGAGTGCGAACACCAGCAACGCGTAGGCTTGCAGGCCGAGGACCGCGTGGAGGGCGGCGAGTCCCCCGAACTGTCGGAACAGGCGGGGCATCATCCACGTGACGACCGGAATCGTGTTGAGGACGAGGCCGGGGACGATGAACTTCAGGTGGTACGTCAGAACTCCCCACGTCACCGTCTCGGCGTCTATCATTATCCACGCGCCGTAGATGTAGAAGGGAAAACTCGCGGTGACCATCAGGGCCGCGCCCGTGGCGATGGCCGTCTCGGATACCATCAGCCGAGATTGAGTCCGACCCGTCCTAAATGACCCGACTCCGCCGCGACGCCCCGAACGACCGAACTCGGACGTCGAGAGCGGTTAAGAGTCTACTAATCTGTCGTCGAGCAACTCCCGAATCCACGCGGCGAACCCGTGGTCGTGACCGTGAGTCCACACCGCCGTCTCCCGCTTGGTCCACGGGCCCTCTCCCGTTTCGAGGCCGCTTGCGAGGACCGCCTGCTGGTCGCCCATCAGCAACTGTCCCGGCCACTTCTCGACGACGCTGTTGGTCTCGACGAGGTCCTCGGCCACGCGAACGTCCGCATCGGGGACGTTCTCCTCGATCCGGTCCCGAAGCGACTCCGTGGGGACTTCCGCGACGACGGTCACCCCGCGGTCGGCGGCCGCAGACAGTCCGTCCAGAATATCGTCGGAGACGGTCGATTCGTCCGCGACGAGGTAGTGAATCCGATCGTCCACGTCCGCTATGAGGGCCACGATGCGGTCTTCGACGTGCTC is part of the Halopelagius longus genome and encodes:
- the nth gene encoding endonuclease III, with the translated sequence MGTRLDSREAQVDEVLDRLYEEYPDTTISLNFSNRLELLIAVMLSAQCTDERVNKETEHLFEKYETVEDYAEADVDELSEDIGSITYHNSKADYIVSSAQTMRDEHGGEVPDTMDELTDLKGVGRKTANVVLQHGHDVVEGIVVDTHVQRLSRRLGITEEETPEKIETDLMPVVPEEDWQQLTHLFISHGRATCTARNPDCADCVLEDVCPSSKLDHDVDLASGETWD
- a CDS encoding DUF7321 family protein translates to MVSETAIATGAALMVTASFPFYIYGAWIMIDAETVTWGVLTYHLKFIVPGLVLNTIPVVTWMMPRLFRQFGGLAALHAVLGLQAYALLVFALTGIVRILQVKREADLYDDPDQDVDLDDLHENMGAWRGRLRIGVFGYVIFWLFAWVLGVYQYVTGYVV
- a CDS encoding TrmB family transcriptional regulator; the encoded protein is MSTGPDAVEALGNLGLTEYEARCFIALNRVERATAKEISELSDVPRSRVYDTVDKLHKRGLVDIQQSDPRQYRAVSKEQAFEKLRTSFDKSVEEADAALEEVGSAETQEEKGTWSIANAEHVEDRIVALIADVDDRIHYLVADESTVSDDILDGLSAAADRGVTVVAEVPTESLRDRIEENVPDADVRVAEDLVETNSVVEKWPGQLLMGDQQAVLASGLETGEGPWTKRETAVWTHGHDHGFAAWIRELLDDRLVDS